The following proteins are co-located in the Bacteroidota bacterium genome:
- a CDS encoding PA0069 family radical SAM protein: MEEQPHVPERFRGRGAQLNPHNRFLKNRIVQEHMEVIDEPALLDEKTEVIITHPKTIVNKVDSPDLRGLSMNPYQGCEHGCVYCYARNAHEYWGYSAGLDFERKIIVKPDAPALLEKQLSNPRWQPEAIMLSGNTDCYQPLERKYELTRGMLQVLLKFRHPVAIITKNALIKRDIDILREMAEHRLVQVMISITGLDEKLRLQLEPRTATYKQRLETITALREAGIPVGVMSAPIIPGLNSHEIPAILHAAANAGALFAGYTMVRLNGQVGEIFRDWLHKTYPGRAEKVWHQIQACHGGQVNDSRFGVRMRGEGPVADSIKQMFALAVKRNNLNQTKFEFNLSDFNPEAASAQMRLF; the protein is encoded by the coding sequence ATGGAAGAGCAACCACACGTGCCCGAACGTTTTCGTGGCCGCGGAGCGCAGCTGAATCCGCACAACCGTTTTCTGAAAAACCGCATTGTGCAGGAGCACATGGAAGTGATTGACGAGCCCGCTTTACTCGACGAGAAAACGGAAGTCATCATTACCCATCCCAAAACAATTGTGAATAAAGTGGACAGTCCCGACCTGCGCGGGTTGTCGATGAATCCGTATCAGGGCTGCGAACACGGCTGTGTGTATTGCTACGCGCGCAATGCGCATGAATACTGGGGCTACAGCGCGGGGCTTGATTTTGAGCGGAAAATAATTGTAAAGCCCGATGCGCCGGCTTTACTCGAAAAGCAGCTCAGCAACCCGCGCTGGCAGCCCGAAGCCATTATGCTTTCGGGCAATACCGATTGCTACCAGCCGCTTGAGCGTAAGTATGAACTTACACGCGGCATGCTGCAGGTGCTGCTCAAATTCAGGCATCCGGTGGCCATCATTACAAAAAATGCACTCATTAAACGCGATATCGACATACTTCGCGAAATGGCTGAACACCGGCTTGTGCAGGTAATGATAAGCATCACCGGCCTCGACGAAAAACTGCGCCTGCAGCTGGAGCCACGCACCGCCACCTACAAACAACGACTCGAAACCATTACTGCCCTGCGCGAAGCAGGCATACCCGTGGGCGTAATGAGTGCACCAATTATTCCCGGCCTCAACAGCCACGAAATTCCGGCTATTCTGCACGCCGCCGCCAATGCAGGCGCGCTGTTTGCAGGCTACACCATGGTGCGCCTCAACGGACAGGTAGGCGAAATTTTCCGCGACTGGCTGCACAAAACCTATCCCGGACGGGCAGAAAAAGTGTGGCATCAGATACAGGCCTGCCACGGCGGACAGGTAAACGACAGCCGCTTTGGTGTGCGCATGCGCGGCGAAGGGCCGGTGGCCGACAGCATCAAACAAATGTTTGCACTTGCCGTAAAACGCAACAACCTCAATCAGACAAAATTCGAATTCAACCTCAGCGATTTCAACCCCGAAGCGGCAAGCGCGCAGATGCGCCTTTTCTGA
- a CDS encoding purine-nucleoside phosphorylase codes for MYDRIINSVKHINEATAGFAPEIGIILGTGLGGLVQEIDIKYSLPYEQIPDFPVSTVEGHSGKLIFGMLGGKRIVAMQGRFHYYEGYTMQQVVFPVRVLKFLGITNLFLSNASGGVNPDFEVGDLMLITDHINLFPAHPLIGKNDERFGPRFPDMSEAYDHALLAKAKEVAADLGINVQQGVYVGLSGPTFETPAEYKYVRIIGGDTVGMSTVPEVITARHMNLPCFGISVITDLGVPGKIVEVSHEEVQKVAKVAEKQMTRLMTELIGRL; via the coding sequence ATGTACGATCGTATTATCAACAGCGTAAAGCACATTAACGAAGCCACAGCCGGATTCGCTCCTGAAATTGGCATAATCCTCGGAACCGGTCTTGGCGGGCTGGTGCAGGAAATAGACATCAAGTATTCGCTGCCTTACGAGCAGATTCCCGACTTTCCGGTTTCAACCGTAGAGGGGCATTCGGGCAAACTTATTTTCGGCATGCTGGGCGGCAAACGCATTGTAGCCATGCAGGGACGCTTTCATTACTACGAAGGCTACACCATGCAACAGGTGGTGTTTCCGGTGCGTGTGTTGAAATTTCTGGGCATTACAAATTTGTTCCTCTCAAACGCCAGCGGCGGCGTGAACCCTGATTTTGAAGTGGGCGATCTTATGCTCATTACCGATCACATTAACCTTTTTCCCGCACACCCGCTCATTGGCAAAAACGACGAGCGTTTTGGTCCGCGTTTCCCGGATATGAGTGAGGCTTACGACCATGCTTTGCTGGCAAAGGCCAAAGAAGTGGCTGCCGATCTCGGTATCAACGTACAGCAGGGTGTGTATGTAGGCCTCAGCGGCCCCACATTTGAAACACCGGCCGAATACAAATACGTGCGCATAATTGGCGGCGATACCGTGGGCATGAGTACCGTGCCCGAAGTAATTACTGCACGCCACATGAATTTGCCTTGTTTCGGAATTTCAGTGATTACTGATTTAGGCGTGCCGGGCAAAATTGTGGAAGTTTCACACGAAGAAGTGCAGAAAGTGGCGAAAGTAGCCGAAAAGCAAATGACCCGCTTAATGACCGAGTTAATCGGAAGGCTGTAG
- a CDS encoding DUF1016 family protein produces MKLEAVEYKILIKRIGETLTTGRETAIYQVNQTLVRTYWEIGRYIVEFEQKGKVKAEYGAQLLDRLAKDLTMVHGKGFSRSNLFQIRQFYVRFEKIQTVSGQFGLTWSHYLELLKAEGDLELNFYLKQCEKERWSVRELKRQMRSMLFHRIALQKEKEEVFRISNEGHKIEHPADLIKDPFVLEFLQIPGPEKYAEHELEDKIIAHLQQFIMEMGKGFAFIARQYRMNIANRHFYVDLLFYHRILKCFVLIDLKRGEIDHQDIGQMNLYLNYFKREEAADDDNTPIGIILGASKNNVLVAYAMEGITNQILLAKYQLYLPPKERLEALLQGLMEE; encoded by the coding sequence ATGAAGTTGGAAGCAGTGGAGTACAAAATATTGATAAAGCGCATTGGAGAAACGCTTACTACAGGCCGCGAAACGGCGATCTATCAGGTAAACCAGACATTGGTGCGCACCTATTGGGAAATAGGCCGCTATATAGTAGAGTTTGAGCAGAAAGGAAAGGTAAAGGCTGAGTATGGCGCACAGTTGCTTGACCGTCTGGCAAAAGATCTTACTATGGTGCACGGCAAAGGATTTAGCCGATCTAACTTATTTCAAATCAGGCAATTTTATGTCCGATTCGAAAAAATCCAGACAGTGTCTGGACAATTTGGGTTAACATGGAGTCATTATTTAGAACTACTCAAAGCTGAAGGTGATCTGGAGTTAAATTTTTACCTGAAACAATGCGAAAAGGAGCGTTGGAGTGTACGGGAACTGAAACGGCAGATGAGGAGCATGCTTTTTCACCGTATTGCATTGCAAAAGGAAAAGGAAGAAGTGTTCAGGATTTCGAACGAGGGACATAAAATTGAACATCCGGCTGATTTGATTAAAGATCCTTTTGTGCTGGAATTCCTGCAAATTCCGGGGCCGGAGAAATATGCAGAGCATGAACTGGAAGACAAAATAATAGCGCACCTCCAGCAGTTTATTATGGAAATGGGTAAAGGCTTTGCATTTATTGCCCGGCAATACCGGATGAACATAGCTAACCGGCATTTTTACGTGGATTTGTTGTTTTATCACCGCATTCTGAAATGCTTTGTACTTATTGACTTGAAGCGGGGAGAAATAGACCACCAAGATATAGGACAAATGAATTTATACCTGAACTATTTTAAACGTGAAGAAGCCGCTGATGATGATAATACACCAATTGGAATAATTCTTGGTGCATCAAAAAACAATGTGCTTGTAGCGTATGCCATGGAAGGAATAACTAACCAGATACTACTGGCAAAGTACCAGCTTTATTTGCCGCCTAAAGAGCGTCTGGAGGCTTTGCTACAAGGATTGATGGAGGAATGA
- a CDS encoding Crp/Fnr family transcriptional regulator has protein sequence MTNTDNPAFSTDALLAAYGIASDELVHRFAQHTQQLNVAKGHTLLEPGKICQTAYYLIEGAAVQYALNDAGGEVVMDLHMSGEWVLNHQSFVGQRASEFTIKTYAPSKLIALRIEDVHYLISVSQQFMQLGRLGGW, from the coding sequence ATGACAAATACGGATAATCCTGCTTTCTCAACAGATGCACTGCTTGCAGCCTACGGCATTGCAAGCGATGAACTTGTGCACCGGTTTGCACAGCATACGCAACAACTGAATGTAGCCAAAGGGCACACCTTGCTGGAGCCAGGAAAAATTTGTCAAACAGCTTATTACCTGATAGAAGGTGCCGCTGTGCAGTATGCGCTGAATGATGCGGGCGGGGAAGTGGTGATGGACCTGCACATGAGCGGCGAGTGGGTGCTCAACCATCAGAGCTTTGTGGGGCAGCGGGCGTCGGAGTTTACAATAAAAACGTATGCTCCGAGCAAACTGATTGCGCTGCGTATTGAAGATGTGCATTACCTTATTTCTGTGTCGCAGCAGTTTATGCAATTGGGGCGGTTGGGGGGATGGTGA
- a CDS encoding choice-of-anchor B family protein, with translation MIKQLTTFFALAATVLPLAAQNYNAQNISLVGHFDDPNVPVASAFGIHYQGVWGWHNPADNREYGIIGAAHGTFFIDVTNPATPVEVGFLPSVQSDCIWHEIKTYSHYAYIVGDDAGGNTFQIVDLQYLPDSIHVVHDGTTYFEQSHTIYVDGNKLWCGSVTLDNNQGFYSMAVYSLANPEQPQLLRTLNQDYPSVSNVHDMFVRNDTVYASAGYQKLYIYKFNSNNTFTELASFGSYPESGYNHSSFLTSDGRTLVFMDEVPAGMGVKSLDVSNFGNLTINQVFRSTQGCTPHNPYIIGNNTLVCAYYQDGVQIFDISNPSNAVRTGYFDTDTLNNQSNGYPDPYHGCWGAYTDLPSGLLLASDMQNGLYILDISQAVVTGTPEPAIPVQTLNAYPNPFVTGFMVSLQLDRAQEVEWELIDQAGRVVEQGKQNMPGGSALFEFDANGVAAGAYTLRLKGETFTGRSLVMKP, from the coding sequence ATGATAAAACAGCTTACTACATTTTTTGCCCTTGCCGCAACGGTGCTGCCGCTTGCTGCTCAAAATTACAATGCACAGAACATTTCGCTTGTGGGGCATTTCGATGATCCCAATGTACCGGTGGCTTCGGCCTTTGGCATTCATTATCAAGGGGTATGGGGATGGCACAATCCGGCCGATAACCGTGAATACGGCATTATCGGCGCAGCACACGGGACTTTTTTTATTGATGTAACCAATCCGGCTACACCGGTTGAAGTAGGCTTCCTGCCCAGTGTGCAGAGCGATTGTATCTGGCACGAGATAAAAACATACAGCCACTACGCTTACATTGTAGGCGATGATGCCGGCGGCAACACATTTCAGATTGTTGATCTTCAGTATTTGCCTGATTCCATTCATGTAGTACACGACGGCACTACTTATTTCGAACAGTCGCACACCATATATGTGGACGGGAACAAACTCTGGTGTGGCAGTGTAACGCTCGACAACAACCAGGGCTTTTATTCAATGGCTGTGTACAGTCTGGCGAACCCCGAACAGCCGCAGCTTTTGCGCACACTCAATCAGGACTATCCATCTGTAAGCAATGTGCACGATATGTTTGTGCGCAACGACACGGTGTATGCTTCGGCCGGGTATCAGAAATTATACATTTACAAATTCAATTCAAACAACACATTTACCGAACTGGCTTCCTTTGGCAGTTATCCCGAATCGGGTTACAACCACAGCAGTTTTTTAACTTCCGACGGTCGTACGCTGGTGTTTATGGATGAAGTACCTGCCGGTATGGGTGTTAAATCGCTCGATGTATCCAATTTCGGGAACCTGACCATTAATCAGGTGTTTCGCTCCACACAAGGCTGCACACCGCATAATCCCTACATAATCGGCAACAATACATTAGTGTGCGCTTATTATCAGGATGGCGTGCAGATTTTCGACATCAGCAATCCGTCTAACGCGGTGCGCACCGGTTATTTTGATACGGATACGCTCAACAACCAGTCAAACGGCTACCCTGATCCGTATCACGGCTGCTGGGGCGCATACACTGATTTGCCCAGTGGCCTGCTGCTTGCATCCGACATGCAGAACGGCCTTTACATACTTGATATTTCGCAGGCCGTTGTAACCGGTACACCCGAACCGGCTATTCCGGTGCAAACGCTGAATGCCTATCCCAATCCGTTTGTAACCGGTTTCATGGTTTCGCTGCAACTTGATCGTGCGCAGGAAGTGGAATGGGAATTGATCGATCAGGCCGGCCGTGTGGTGGAGCAGGGCAAACAAAATATGCCCGGCGGGTCTGCCTTGTTTGAATTCGATGCCAACGGTGTAGCCGCAGGCGCATACACCCTACGCTTGAAAGGCGAAACATTTACAGGCCGTTCATTGGTAATGAAGCCGTAA
- the lpxK gene encoding tetraacyldisaccharide 4'-kinase, with the protein MKILRILAWPVSLLYGFAVWLRNRLFDAGLMKSVVFPDIALIGVGNLTAGGTGKTPHVEYLVRLLMNNWKVATLSRGYGRNTRGFILSDAQSDASQIGDEPMQFRRRFPDTVPVAVDGSRVRGVKQLRAAFPDLQSIILDDVYQHRRIKPGLQILLTDYNRPYYEDHLLPTGLLRESKAGVKRADIIIVTKTPALFSPLERKRIIREINPASWQQVYFSTIRYGELVPFGAKPGKALLSKEYYFERGYSIVLLTGIANSSVLEYELRGKVKELVTLRFADHHAYTLADLEQLRTLYNNLQTENKLILTTEKDAMRLLRPELLAAAEGLPVFYIPIEVVFHDRDAENFNKQINDYVRSYYQQRKAH; encoded by the coding sequence GTGAAAATTCTTCGCATACTGGCCTGGCCTGTTTCGCTGCTGTACGGTTTTGCCGTGTGGCTGCGCAACCGGTTGTTTGATGCCGGTTTGATGAAGTCGGTGGTTTTTCCCGACATTGCGCTTATTGGTGTGGGCAACCTTACTGCAGGCGGCACGGGCAAAACGCCGCATGTGGAGTATCTGGTGCGGTTGCTGATGAATAACTGGAAAGTGGCAACGCTTAGCCGGGGCTATGGTAGAAACACACGCGGCTTTATTTTATCGGATGCACAGTCTGATGCGTCGCAGATAGGCGATGAGCCGATGCAGTTCAGGCGGCGTTTTCCGGACACGGTGCCGGTAGCGGTTGACGGAAGCCGGGTGCGGGGTGTAAAACAGCTTAGGGCGGCATTTCCTGATTTGCAAAGCATTATTCTTGATGATGTGTATCAGCACCGGCGTATAAAGCCCGGCCTTCAAATTTTGCTTACCGATTACAACCGGCCCTATTACGAAGACCATTTACTGCCCACGGGCTTGCTGCGTGAGTCAAAAGCGGGCGTAAAACGCGCTGATATTATTATTGTCACCAAAACTCCGGCACTTTTTTCTCCGCTCGAACGCAAGCGCATTATCCGCGAAATAAATCCGGCTTCGTGGCAGCAGGTCTATTTCTCCACCATTCGTTATGGTGAGCTGGTTCCGTTTGGTGCCAAACCCGGCAAAGCATTACTGAGTAAAGAATACTATTTCGAACGCGGCTACAGCATCGTGCTGCTTACGGGCATTGCCAATTCGAGTGTGCTTGAATACGAATTGCGCGGCAAAGTAAAAGAACTTGTAACCCTGCGTTTTGCCGATCATCATGCCTACACACTTGCTGATTTAGAGCAACTGCGTACCTTGTACAATAATCTTCAGACAGAAAATAAACTCATTCTCACCACCGAAAAAGACGCCATGCGCCTTCTGCGCCCCGAGCTGCTTGCTGCCGCAGAAGGTTTGCCCGTCTTTTACATTCCTATTGAAGTGGTATTTCACGACAGGGATGCGGAGAATTTCAACAAGCAAATTAACGATTATGTACGATCGTATTATCAACAGCGTAAAGCACATTAA